The proteins below are encoded in one region of Candidatus Dormiibacterota bacterium:
- a CDS encoding helix-turn-helix domain-containing protein, with protein MATVGIREAARLLGVSTDTIRRRIERRDLPAHKDASGRWLIDLDDSLVVPAAPAATELMTSDREELIRLRAEKHALQMLLEEVRTSRDRTVEAEAELRRIIAMLTLRRPGITGPEGEQETVDAPEPPRRWWQRRRPDLELRPEDDSQDSGSAG; from the coding sequence ATGGCCACGGTGGGCATCCGCGAGGCGGCACGACTGCTTGGTGTCAGCACCGACACGATCCGGCGGCGGATCGAGCGTCGTGACCTGCCCGCGCACAAGGATGCGAGTGGTCGCTGGCTGATCGACCTCGACGACTCGCTGGTGGTACCGGCCGCTCCAGCTGCGACCGAGCTGATGACCAGCGACCGCGAGGAGCTGATCCGGCTCCGCGCCGAGAAGCATGCGCTGCAGATGCTCCTCGAGGAGGTGCGCACCTCGCGCGACCGCACCGTCGAGGCCGAGGCCGAGCTGCGGCGCATCATCGCCATGCTCACCCTGAGGCGCCCGGGCATCACCGGCCCCGAGGGCGAGCAGGAGACCGTGGACGCTCCCGAGCCGCCGCGCCGCTGGTGGCAGCGGCGCCGCCCCGACCTCGAGCTCCGGCCCGAGGACGACTCGCAGGATTCCGGCTCCGCGGGCTGA
- a CDS encoding crotonase/enoyl-CoA hydratase family protein: protein MSGIRVEHDGPVTVVTIDRAEVRNAVDRPTAEALAAAFRAFDADPERSVAVLTGAEGTFCAGADLHAISGGGDRMNRLTADGDAPLGLARIHLGKPVIAAVEGHAVAGGLELALWCDLRVASETAVFGVFCRRWGVPLIDGGTVRLPRIVGQGRALDMILTGRPVAAAEAHAWGLADRLVPAGTALAAAAGLARELAGLPQRCMRSDRLSTLEQWSLDLDGALGNEFRHGIEVVRSGETGRGAARFSGGAGRHGAAAEEPAPG from the coding sequence ATGAGCGGGATCCGGGTCGAGCACGACGGGCCCGTGACCGTGGTCACCATCGACCGCGCGGAGGTGCGCAACGCCGTCGACCGCCCCACCGCGGAGGCGCTCGCGGCCGCCTTCCGCGCCTTCGACGCCGACCCCGAGCGCAGCGTCGCAGTGCTCACCGGTGCGGAGGGAACCTTCTGCGCCGGCGCCGACCTCCACGCCATCTCCGGCGGCGGGGACCGCATGAACCGGCTGACCGCGGACGGCGACGCCCCCCTCGGGCTCGCCCGCATCCACCTCGGCAAGCCGGTGATCGCCGCGGTCGAGGGGCACGCGGTCGCCGGCGGCCTGGAGCTGGCGCTGTGGTGCGACCTCCGGGTGGCCTCCGAGACCGCGGTGTTCGGGGTGTTCTGCCGCCGCTGGGGGGTGCCGCTCATCGACGGCGGCACGGTGCGGCTGCCCCGCATCGTCGGCCAGGGGCGAGCGCTCGACATGATCCTGACCGGCCGGCCGGTGGCAGCCGCCGAGGCCCACGCCTGGGGGCTGGCCGACCGGTTGGTGCCGGCGGGGACGGCGCTCGCCGCCGCCGCCGGCCTCGCCCGCGAGCTCGCCGGACTGCCCCAGCGCTGCATGCGGTCCGACCGTCTCAGCACGCTCGAACAGTGGTCGCTCGACCTCGACGGCGCCCTCGGCAACGAGTTCCGCCACGGCATCGAGGTGGTGCGCTCGGGGGAGACGGGTCGCGGCGCGGCGCGCTTCAGCGGCGGTGCCGGACGCCACGGCGCGGCGGCGGAGGAGCCCGCCCCGGGCTGA
- a CDS encoding (2Fe-2S)-binding protein, which yields MREVRLSVNGRSVAAAVEPRTTLADFVRERALLTGTHLGCEHGVCGACTVLLDGVAVRSCLLLAVQAEGSEVTTVEALAAGGELHPLQDALHRHHGLQCGFCTAGILMSLAELWPRRGEVTREEIMDCLGGHLCRCTGYVGIVRAVEDAFGLGAAGAAG from the coding sequence ATGAGAGAGGTGCGGCTCTCGGTGAACGGCCGGTCGGTCGCGGCCGCGGTGGAGCCGCGGACCACCCTCGCCGACTTCGTCCGCGAGCGCGCCCTGCTCACCGGCACCCACCTGGGCTGCGAGCACGGCGTCTGCGGCGCCTGCACCGTCCTGCTCGACGGGGTGGCGGTGCGGTCCTGCCTGCTGCTCGCCGTCCAGGCCGAGGGGTCGGAGGTGACCACCGTCGAGGCCCTCGCCGCCGGCGGCGAGCTCCACCCCCTGCAGGACGCCCTCCACCGCCACCACGGCCTGCAGTGCGGCTTCTGCACCGCCGGCATCCTGATGTCGCTCGCCGAGCTGTGGCCGCGGCGGGGGGAGGTGACCCGGGAGGAGATCATGGACTGCCTCGGCGGCCACCTCTGCCGCTGCACCGGCTACGTGGGCATCGTCCGCGCCGTCGAGGACGCCTTCGGGCTGGGCGCGGCGGGAGCGGCCGGATGA
- a CDS encoding FAD binding domain-containing protein — MKPPPLEHVAPASVEEAVALLGEAGDEAKVLAGGQSLMPLLAFRLARPGLLVDLNRLGTELGGVRREDGGGLRVGALARQREVERAGLLGVLGEALGMVGHPAIRNRGTVVGSVCHADPAAEMCALAIALDGSLELRSVRGTREVAVDDLLTGPFTTTVEPDELAVALRLRPPEGWRWRVLEVARRAGDFALAGVVAGLDATGERGRVAVFGAGPRTYRVEGAAAGLVDRAVDAAAPVGDLHGGAAYRRHLVGVVARRALAQLGAAAA, encoded by the coding sequence CTGAAGCCGCCGCCGCTCGAGCACGTCGCCCCGGCCAGCGTCGAGGAGGCCGTCGCCCTGCTGGGCGAGGCCGGTGACGAGGCCAAGGTGCTCGCCGGAGGCCAGAGCCTGATGCCCCTGCTCGCCTTCCGGCTGGCCCGGCCCGGCCTGCTCGTCGACCTCAACCGGCTCGGCACCGAGCTCGGCGGGGTGCGGCGAGAGGACGGGGGCGGGCTCCGCGTCGGCGCCCTGGCCCGCCAGCGCGAGGTCGAGCGGGCCGGGCTGCTCGGGGTGCTCGGCGAGGCGCTGGGGATGGTCGGCCATCCCGCCATCCGCAACCGCGGCACGGTGGTGGGCAGCGTGTGCCACGCCGACCCCGCCGCCGAGATGTGCGCGCTGGCGATCGCCCTCGACGGCAGCCTCGAGCTGCGCTCGGTGCGGGGCACCCGCGAGGTTGCCGTCGACGATCTGCTCACCGGTCCGTTCACGACCACCGTCGAGCCCGACGAGCTGGCGGTCGCGCTCCGGCTGCGCCCGCCCGAGGGGTGGCGCTGGCGGGTCCTCGAGGTGGCCCGGCGGGCCGGGGACTTCGCCCTCGCCGGGGTGGTCGCCGGTCTCGACGCGACCGGCGAGCGGGGACGGGTGGCGGTGTTCGGCGCCGGCCCCCGCACCTACCGGGTCGAGGGGGCCGCCGCCGGGCTGGTCGACCGCGCCGTGGATGCCGCCGCCCCGGTGGGCGACCTCCACGGCGGCGCCGCCTACCGCCGCCACCTCGTCGGCGTGGTCGCCCGGCGCGCCCTCGCCCAGCTGGGGGCGGCGGCCGCATGA